In Desulfurococcaceae archaeon MEX13E-LK6-19, the genomic window GTACCCCATTAACTCCTCAAGAGATTTAGCAAGTACAAATATTAAAGCCAACATCAACACAAGGTCAGCAACAGCTTCTTCTTCCAAATACTTCGCCTCCAAGCCGCTCGTCTCGTACTAGACCATACTATACTTTACGGTTCAAAGTTAGTGATAAAATTTCCTTGTCAATCAAAGGTATAAAGAGTGCTTCTGCTTAAAAACAGACTATAATAGATAACCCTATTTATACGGGAAAGGTGTACTAGGTATTGGGTAAACCATATAAGCTAACATTTATGCCCTTGATAAAAGCTAGAATACCCTATGATAAGTTTATTGTTGAAGAAATAGTTGAATACATTGCATCACTAGATCCGCCAATATATTTTCCCCCATTGTTTTCGAATATAAAGGAAGTGTACTTCAACCAGCTGGTTGAGCAGAAAGTTCTTCTCTACAGGAACGAGCAGTATGTACTCCCCCAAAACATAAGCCGATATATTACACGTAGAATAGATATTGATATACCAGAGTATAGAGAAGCCGCATTATTACTTAAGGAGCTAGGAGTTGAGTACAAAGGCGTTATAGTACCCGGCATATTCTATACATTATCATCCGTAAATATTGAAGACAATATACATAACTCGATCGATAAAATAGTACATATAATAGCGAAAATAATCAATAACTTAAGTGATATAGGCTACAATGTTAGCTTATTATATGAAGAAAAGCTAGATAGCCAAACTGGCTTCCAAGAAAATAAACTAAGTCTAGGTATTATATGTGAAGCATACAATAATCTTGTCTCATTGATTAATACAAGCATAAACGGGGTACTATTCTGTGATAGAACTCCACCACTCTACATAACAGCTATCCTTGATACAAAGATCGATTTCCTTGTATTTAACCCACTATTATATTCAAAAAATGAACTAGAAACACTATCCTCGTATTTTATTGAAAGTAATATAACCAAAAATGTAATACTTTCACTTATAGAATACGATAAGCCAATAGGCACGTACATAGATAAAATTATATTCTCTCTTGAGCTATTGAAAAAACAAATATTCGCATTGACAAACACTTGTAGAGTATGGAGTTTTATAAAAGACTACAACAGCCTTATAAACGTATTAAATACTCTTCGCGAAAACTACGATGATATCATAAGTATTGTATCGAGAACAAGAATATTTAAACGCTAAATAGAAACACAATAGATAACGTTAATGTAATACTAACCCGCATGATACAATTAGAGGCTGTAGTACGTAGGAATGGTGTTTGCCATGCCCGTGTATATTGTTGTCAGTGGGAACAAGTTCATCGGGATGTATGATAATTTCAATGACGCGTTGAAAAAACTTGTTGAAGTTGGAGGAGGGATGATTCTTCGTGGTGAAAAAATAATAGATTTATTGCCTGAAGAAGCTTCGGAGCTGGCATCATTTATCTTGGAGAAAACCGAGCCTGTTGAAGCACCTACTTCGAGAAAACCACGTTTGGTTGTAGTTCTCGATCAGATGTTTAAAGGATACTTTGCACCTATACTTTCCCGCCAATTCCCTGACATTGATATATACGAAATAGTTGGTAAAGGACTAACTGAACCTGTCAAAATAGGAAATGTTGTAAAGCATCCTGCTCAAGATGATTTTGATGTTATAAACCTTCTTGAAGAACTCTCGTCAAAGAAACACAAGGTCATATTCTTTACTGGTGACAAGAAATTAGCTACACAGGCAAGTCTTATTAAAGATATTAAGGTAGTTTATGCCCCTCCAAGCGAGTTTACAGGGAAAGAAGCTCTAGCGAAATATATGATTAATGAAGTCAATGAGGCTCTAAAGAAGTAGAATTTTCTTTTTAAACAATACGTGTTATAATCTATCTTCGATATAGCTGGAAGAGGTTAGTTGGTATTGGTGGATCCACGTGTTTCTAGGCTTGCAAAACTAATTGTTAATTACTGTGTAGAAGTCCGTGAAAACGAGGAAGTAGTTATTAGTGCAGGTCTTGAAGCACTACCTCTTGTTAGAGAGATCTATAAGGAAGTTGTTTCCATAGGAGCCTATCCCTTGATGGTTAATCTTAGAGACGAGGTTCTCGATGAGATTTTCTACAAGTATGCCCGTGACAACGTATTGACTCATGTAAGCGATATCGAGAAATCTATCATGGAAAAAGTCAATGTCTTCATTAGCATACTTAGTCCTAGCCATACCAAGCACTTAAGCAGCATCGACCCCAAGAGAATCAGTGTAAGAAGCAGATCACGATTAGAATTAAACAAGATATTCTTGGAGAGAAGTGCACGGAAAGAATTAAAGTGGGTTGTAGCACCTTATCCAACAAAAGCTTTAGCCCAAGAAGCTGGTATGAGTTTACTTGAGTACGAGGATTTCGTGTATAGAGCGACTATGGTTGATAATATCGATCCTGTGAAGGCATGGAAGGAAAAAGCTTCTTGGCAGCAGAAGATAGCTGATTTCTTGAATAAAGTTAGTGAACTAAAATTCAGTGGACCAGGTATAAACCTTTACATGAGAGTCGAT contains:
- a CDS encoding aminopeptidase; translated protein: MVDPRVSRLAKLIVNYCVEVRENEEVVISAGLEALPLVREIYKEVVSIGAYPLMVNLRDEVLDEIFYKYARDNVLTHVSDIEKSIMEKVNVFISILSPSHTKHLSSIDPKRISVRSRSRLELNKIFLERSARKELKWVVAPYPTKALAQEAGMSLLEYEDFVYRATMVDNIDPVKAWKEKASWQQKIADFLNKVSELKFSGPGINLYMRVDGRKWINDDGKNNMPGGEVFSAPIEDSVEGWVEFDYPAIWRGVEVEGVKLVFKKGTVVEAKARRGENFLKKMLETDDGAKRLGEIAFGLNYNIDIFTKEILFDEKIGGTIHMALGSAYPETGGKNISSIHWDMIKNMKKHKVYADGDLVYVNGRFIEDVIL